A single region of the Candidatus Protochlamydia amoebophila UWE25 genome encodes:
- a CDS encoding polysaccharide biosynthesis/export family protein — MIDSYKIRQGKLAILDMEGSDVKELDCDAMEEYQDVISEDDILNIAIYHPKRRDVMDAIQFINATIGFRVSEGRVDFPDIPSVEVAGLSLEEARQKIQLCYQEQIQDVEVFLNYRNRLSRKVELTGAVATPVIAVDGKIRLYEVLALAKVPNNANFFKSYVVREGKQLPIDIYKLMNLGDMSQNIVMRGGDRIFIAAPSDSTVMVMGEVGHPMAVNLPYGFMSLRQALVSAGGIPFTGNRDCIQVIRGNLQNPKIYVLSWNHIIHLPNDSLLLMPGDTVYVSEKPITQWNRFIDQLLPSCLGVQAAYGTYRLFRN; from the coding sequence GTGATTGATTCTTATAAAATTCGCCAGGGGAAGTTGGCAATTTTGGATATGGAAGGATCAGACGTTAAGGAATTAGATTGCGATGCAATGGAAGAATATCAAGATGTCATTTCTGAAGATGATATTTTGAATATTGCGATCTATCATCCGAAACGACGCGATGTGATGGATGCTATTCAATTTATTAATGCAACAATAGGCTTTCGTGTTAGTGAAGGCAGGGTCGATTTTCCAGATATCCCATCCGTTGAAGTAGCAGGTTTATCGCTTGAAGAGGCTAGACAGAAAATACAGCTTTGCTATCAAGAACAAATTCAAGACGTTGAAGTTTTCTTGAATTATCGAAATAGACTTTCCAGAAAAGTTGAACTCACAGGAGCTGTAGCCACTCCTGTCATTGCTGTCGATGGAAAAATTCGTTTATATGAAGTTTTAGCACTAGCTAAAGTACCCAATAATGCCAATTTTTTTAAAAGTTATGTGGTGAGAGAAGGAAAGCAGCTTCCCATAGATATTTATAAATTGATGAATTTAGGGGATATGAGTCAAAATATTGTTATGCGTGGAGGAGATCGTATTTTTATTGCCGCTCCAAGTGACTCGACAGTTATGGTGATGGGCGAAGTAGGACATCCGATGGCTGTTAATCTTCCTTATGGTTTTATGTCTTTACGACAAGCACTTGTCTCTGCTGGAGGTATTCCTTTTACAGGTAATCGTGATTGTATCCAAGTCATTAGGGGAAATTTACAAAACCCTAAAATTTACGTTCTTTCTTGGAATCACATTATTCATCTACCTAATGATAGTTTACTCTTGATGCCAGGAGATACGGTTTATGTATCTGAGAAACCCATTACGCAATGGAATAGGTTTATTGATCAGTTACTGCCAAGCTGCTTAGGGGTTCAAGCAGCTTATGGAACTTACAGGCTTTTTAGAAATTGA
- a CDS encoding Wzz/FepE/Etk N-terminal domain-containing protein, with amino-acid sequence MSKTTDKDDKLLITSSDILSLFRRSKKRILYFSLFFGVLGVLFTLIRPVVYNAEATFREKSNKSGNISTSLIELLGSDSNTQENEASSLFKSRKILQDVVEKLHLQGHLQQDCEMEGWGSNIKNNLLIFKRAFFKSSHPVLPDIHCPIQLSSLNYSGEIPLTLTITINDDDSFHVKAPSNSKITENKGEFELPFISNQLSFTLTKVSDKLKPSQTFFLTVKPLVATCDELSKKLEVETVKTDKGVLKLSYMDRDRHRSSIFINTTMECYQNYLKKNHDRLALIQIDYLQDRQNQLGEKLADLMKKHADFLKDDLFNSGFVDSNKEMDFLAKSQHEYRDKLLANELELKRLENVQSSNYVYYDSYRLHEGDSQTINTVLTEIRHLKQRRDGLEIELQKKTALKKDSLHFSLDKQLDELKETQQHMVDLQDVMDRFHQNLPPSPSLLLSDPRFLIQNWFERLNDLENIDPIEWQKSRENFLYYLGNLERLFSVYEKILQTRLTHQQSSSGEYQGINLKIAEELYVDYSKRLIDLEATIRQNLFFITQMENENFEVTSLSAGLIDPISQEMIKKASHLVLTLKDQNNQSVKEQERLKNELALQRTFLTLHLKQMIELMELNKKLINEKIYVLQNVSLELIHQQMSLLENTLKDYVESRLENLRQERVLIRQHLRNIHKEMGGLPQKWVAEQQIDQELQTNRLIVEEIAKMVESKNISHNLEMIQSAPIDLSVTPVHPVTPKLIPFALLGSLFGGMLGAGLTLGSTLKKGLTISQDNLKLLGHHVSGVLSSSYCEGFQNMIFNDDLETLRRLRSFLVSPLEGSSIRINKLLLIEGMGPDYSSDLANLFVKKGKKIIRILLNFGQAETSSNGLLQYLEGQIEFPSIEKTVYGDQIVAGGMSRYSAELLSSKSFEDLIQELQKQYDYIIGVSPAFPISAEAESLIPLFNSVAVSVSKEKVEELDFYARLSRDNKHKVTFIVVDSDMI; translated from the coding sequence ATGAGTAAGACAACAGATAAAGATGACAAACTTCTTATTACATCGTCAGATATTTTATCTTTATTTCGAAGGTCTAAAAAACGTATTTTGTATTTTTCCCTATTTTTTGGGGTTTTAGGGGTTCTTTTTACCTTGATTAGACCTGTAGTTTATAATGCAGAGGCAACATTTAGAGAAAAAAGTAATAAATCTGGAAATATTTCTACTTCATTAATTGAATTATTAGGAAGTGATTCTAACACGCAAGAAAACGAAGCTAGTTCTTTATTTAAATCACGTAAAATTTTACAGGATGTTGTCGAAAAATTGCACTTACAAGGCCATCTTCAGCAAGATTGTGAAATGGAAGGCTGGGGAAGTAACATTAAAAATAACTTATTAATCTTTAAAAGAGCTTTTTTTAAATCTTCTCATCCTGTTTTACCTGATATTCATTGCCCCATTCAATTATCGTCTCTCAATTATTCTGGAGAAATTCCTTTAACTTTGACAATTACTATAAATGACGATGATTCATTCCATGTCAAGGCTCCTTCAAACTCAAAAATAACTGAAAACAAAGGAGAATTCGAATTACCCTTTATATCAAACCAACTGAGCTTTACCCTGACAAAAGTTTCTGATAAGCTTAAACCTTCGCAAACCTTCTTTTTAACGGTAAAACCTTTAGTTGCTACCTGCGATGAATTGTCTAAAAAACTAGAAGTTGAAACAGTTAAAACAGATAAAGGCGTTCTTAAGCTCTCCTATATGGATCGTGATCGTCATCGTTCGAGTATATTTATCAATACCACAATGGAATGTTATCAAAACTATTTGAAAAAAAACCATGATCGCCTCGCTTTAATACAAATTGATTATTTACAAGACAGACAAAACCAGTTAGGTGAGAAATTAGCTGATTTAATGAAGAAACATGCAGATTTTTTAAAAGATGATCTATTCAATTCGGGATTTGTAGATTCCAATAAAGAAATGGATTTTTTAGCAAAAAGTCAACATGAATATAGAGATAAATTGCTTGCTAATGAGCTGGAATTAAAAAGGTTAGAGAACGTTCAATCCAGCAACTATGTTTATTATGATAGTTATCGGCTCCATGAAGGGGATTCTCAAACCATTAATACAGTATTAACTGAAATTCGCCATTTGAAACAAAGGCGAGATGGGTTGGAAATAGAGCTGCAAAAAAAGACAGCTCTGAAAAAGGATAGCCTTCATTTTTCTTTAGACAAGCAATTAGATGAGCTTAAAGAAACTCAACAGCATATGGTAGACCTACAAGATGTAATGGATAGGTTTCATCAAAACTTACCACCAAGCCCTTCTTTGCTATTGAGTGATCCTAGATTTTTGATTCAAAATTGGTTTGAGCGGTTAAACGATTTAGAAAACATAGACCCTATTGAGTGGCAAAAATCTAGAGAAAATTTTCTTTATTATTTAGGCAATTTAGAGCGTTTATTTTCTGTGTATGAAAAGATTTTACAAACTCGATTAACTCATCAGCAAAGTTCGTCGGGTGAATATCAAGGAATCAATTTAAAAATTGCTGAAGAGCTTTATGTAGATTATTCTAAACGATTGATCGATTTAGAAGCTACGATTCGGCAAAATCTTTTCTTTATTACTCAAATGGAAAATGAAAATTTCGAAGTTACTTCTTTAAGTGCCGGTTTGATTGATCCAATTAGTCAGGAAATGATTAAAAAAGCCAGTCATTTAGTCTTAACGTTAAAAGATCAAAACAATCAGAGTGTCAAAGAACAAGAACGTTTGAAGAATGAATTAGCATTGCAACGAACTTTTTTAACTTTACATCTTAAACAAATGATTGAATTGATGGAGCTGAATAAAAAATTGATTAATGAGAAAATCTATGTTTTGCAAAACGTGAGTTTAGAGCTCATTCATCAACAAATGTCGCTCTTAGAAAATACATTAAAAGATTATGTTGAATCTCGTTTGGAAAACTTGCGTCAAGAAAGGGTGTTAATTAGACAACATTTGAGGAATATTCATAAAGAGATGGGTGGCCTACCTCAGAAATGGGTAGCAGAGCAACAAATTGATCAAGAATTGCAAACCAATCGATTAATTGTCGAAGAAATTGCAAAAATGGTGGAATCTAAAAATATTTCACATAACTTGGAAATGATTCAATCGGCACCCATTGACTTGTCTGTTACTCCTGTCCATCCGGTGACACCTAAACTAATCCCATTTGCTCTTTTGGGGAGTTTATTTGGTGGGATGCTCGGAGCGGGATTAACTCTTGGATCTACGTTAAAAAAAGGGCTGACTATTTCCCAGGATAATTTGAAACTGCTCGGACACCATGTTTCTGGAGTTTTGTCTTCTAGTTATTGTGAGGGTTTTCAAAATATGATCTTTAATGATGATTTAGAAACCTTAAGACGATTAAGAAGTTTTCTTGTTTCTCCTTTAGAGGGATCTTCCATAAGAATCAACAAGTTACTTTTAATAGAAGGAATGGGGCCTGATTATTCTTCAGATCTTGCTAATTTATTTGTGAAAAAAGGTAAAAAAATCATCCGAATTTTATTAAATTTTGGTCAAGCTGAAACTTCTTCGAATGGACTTTTACAATATTTGGAAGGGCAAATTGAATTCCCTTCAATTGAAAAAACAGTTTATGGAGATCAAATTGTTGCAGGAGGAATGAGCCGTTATTCTGCTGAGTTACTGAGTTCAAAATCATTTGAAGATTTGATTCAAGAATTGCAAAAACAATATGATTATATCATTGGTGTTAGCCCCGCATTCCCCATAAGCGCTGAGGCAGAGAGTTTAATCCCTCTATTTAATTCTGTTGCAGTTTCTGTCAGTAAAGAAAAAGTTGAAGAGTTAGATTTTTATGCTCGTTTGAGCCGAGATAATAAGCACAAAGTAACTTTTATTGTTGTTGATTCAGATATGATTTAG
- a CDS encoding glycosyltransferase family 2 protein, whose protein sequence is MNQKKFCAAIIVTHNSQECLSLCMKALFAQTRLLDLIVIIDSGSTDASYLKLDYLSDPSVKICLLKNNVGFCQGNNIGLSYIPSDTDYLLFLNPDTFLTPHFIQDALALMDKEAFEKVAALSGWLLGFDLELQQETGNIDSSGIFRSWYGRWFDRYQGERYREDWKGGFEFVPALCGALMFCRYSALESVLLGPNQIMDPSFYMYKEDIDLSVRLRQQGWVLGFDPQLKAYHCRGWKKDRTKVARHFRLISARNEMKLYRRMKSPFYLYAVLKYSMVKIFDL, encoded by the coding sequence TTGAACCAAAAAAAATTTTGTGCTGCTATTATTGTTACACATAATAGCCAAGAATGCCTTTCTTTGTGTATGAAAGCATTATTTGCACAAACTCGCTTGCTTGATTTGATTGTGATTATTGATAGTGGTTCAACAGATGCTTCTTATTTAAAATTAGATTATTTATCCGATCCTTCGGTTAAAATTTGTTTACTTAAAAACAATGTCGGATTTTGCCAAGGTAATAATATCGGCTTGTCTTATATCCCTAGTGATACTGACTATCTTTTGTTTTTAAACCCAGACACCTTTTTAACTCCCCACTTTATTCAAGACGCTCTTGCCTTGATGGATAAAGAAGCATTTGAGAAAGTAGCGGCATTATCAGGTTGGCTTTTGGGCTTTGATTTAGAGCTTCAGCAAGAAACAGGAAACATCGATTCGTCGGGAATTTTTCGCAGTTGGTATGGAAGATGGTTCGATCGCTACCAAGGAGAGCGTTATCGAGAAGATTGGAAAGGGGGTTTTGAATTTGTACCAGCGCTTTGCGGAGCCCTTATGTTTTGTCGTTATTCGGCCTTGGAATCCGTTCTACTAGGTCCTAATCAAATCATGGACCCTTCTTTTTATATGTACAAAGAAGATATTGATCTTTCGGTGCGATTAAGGCAACAAGGTTGGGTATTAGGATTCGATCCGCAATTAAAGGCTTATCATTGCCGAGGATGGAAGAAGGATCGAACAAAAGTCGCTCGTCATTTTCGATTGATATCGGCTCGCAACGAGATGAAGCTATACCGTCGAATGAAATCTCCTTTTTACCTATATGCAGTCCTTAAATATTCGATGGTTAAAATCTTTGATCTCTAG
- the sufB gene encoding Fe-S cluster assembly protein SufB: protein MNAELSPFSHESSDYKYGFVTEIETESLPKGLNEETILAISAKKNEPAFLLEFRLKAYQRWLESEEPIWANVNYPKIDYQDITYYSAPKKKPVLNDLSEVDPEIIKTFERLGIPLEEQKRLSNVAVDMVFDSVSIGTTFKKKLEDAGVVLCSISEAMHTHPELIQKYLGSVVPIGDNYFATLNSAVFSDGSFVYIPKGVHCPMELSTYFRINDKESGQFERTLIIAEENSYVSYLEGCTAPAFTNNQLHAAVVELIALDNAQIKYATVQNWYSGNPKTGEGGVFNFVTKRGRCAGVNSKISWTQVEVGAAITWKYPSCILQGDHSVGEFYSVALTNGQMQADTGTKMIHLGKNTKSTIVSKGISADLSHNSYRGLVKVAPRATNARNYTQCDSMLVGDKCSANTFPYIEVGNASSQVEHEASTSKMNEEQLFYFQSRGISKENAVNMIVNGFCKDVIQELPLEFATEAQKLLAIKLENSVG from the coding sequence ATGAATGCAGAATTGTCGCCATTTAGTCACGAATCATCCGATTATAAATATGGGTTTGTGACAGAAATAGAAACCGAAAGCCTTCCCAAGGGATTGAATGAAGAAACGATCCTCGCGATATCTGCAAAAAAAAATGAGCCCGCTTTTTTATTAGAATTCCGATTGAAAGCTTATCAGCGATGGTTAGAGTCCGAAGAACCAATTTGGGCAAATGTTAATTATCCTAAAATTGATTATCAAGATATCACTTATTATTCAGCTCCCAAAAAAAAACCTGTTTTAAATGATTTAAGTGAAGTTGATCCTGAAATTATCAAAACTTTTGAAAGGTTAGGAATTCCTCTAGAAGAACAAAAACGATTAAGCAACGTTGCTGTTGATATGGTTTTTGATTCGGTTTCTATAGGAACAACTTTTAAGAAAAAATTAGAGGATGCGGGAGTGGTCTTATGCTCTATTTCAGAAGCAATGCATACCCATCCAGAGCTCATTCAGAAATATCTTGGTAGTGTTGTTCCAATTGGGGATAATTATTTTGCTACTCTTAATTCGGCAGTTTTCAGCGATGGATCTTTTGTATATATTCCAAAGGGAGTTCATTGTCCGATGGAGTTGTCTACCTATTTTCGCATTAATGATAAGGAATCGGGTCAGTTTGAACGAACCTTGATCATTGCTGAGGAAAACTCTTACGTGAGTTATTTAGAAGGGTGTACAGCACCTGCTTTTACTAATAATCAACTTCATGCCGCTGTCGTTGAACTAATAGCCCTTGATAACGCGCAAATTAAATATGCAACGGTTCAAAACTGGTATTCAGGAAATCCAAAAACAGGCGAAGGTGGGGTATTCAATTTCGTTACTAAACGAGGCAGGTGTGCCGGTGTCAACTCTAAAATTTCTTGGACGCAAGTTGAGGTAGGCGCTGCAATTACTTGGAAATATCCTAGCTGTATTTTACAAGGAGATCATTCTGTTGGAGAATTTTACTCTGTCGCATTGACTAATGGGCAAATGCAAGCTGATACGGGAACTAAAATGATCCATTTAGGAAAAAATACAAAATCTACGATTGTTTCTAAGGGGATTTCAGCTGACCTTTCTCATAACAGTTATCGAGGTTTGGTAAAAGTAGCTCCTCGAGCAACTAATGCGCGTAATTACACTCAATGCGATTCGATGTTGGTTGGAGATAAATGCTCAGCTAATACTTTTCCTTACATCGAAGTTGGAAATGCCTCTAGTCAAGTTGAGCACGAAGCTTCTACCTCTAAAATGAATGAAGAGCAGCTTTTTTATTTTCAATCTCGAGGAATTTCAAAAGAAAATGCTGTGAATATGATTGTCAATGGGTTTTGCAAGGATGTTATTCAAGAGCTTCCTTTAGAATTTGCGACTGAAGCTCAAAAACTTCTCGCAATTAAATTAGAAAATTCTGTTGGATAA
- the sufC gene encoding Fe-S cluster assembly ATPase SufC has protein sequence MLKIKELTATVEGTPILKGVNLHIKTGEIHAIMGPNGAGKSTLAKVLAGHPAYEVTGGEVWFKGQNLLELEPEERAHLGLFMSFQYPVEIPGVSNSQFLQIALNAKLKAEGKSELTTAEFERLLNEKMKQMEIKPELRSRNVNENFSGGEKKRNEILQMAVLNPNLALLDETDSGLDIDAMRVVAKGVNQLMNPEMGLLLITHYQRLLDYIKPHFVHVMLGGKIVQSGGPELALELESKGYDWLVQSPKEGVVS, from the coding sequence ATGCTAAAAATTAAAGAATTAACAGCAACCGTAGAGGGAACTCCGATTTTAAAAGGGGTTAATCTTCATATCAAAACGGGAGAAATTCATGCGATTATGGGCCCAAATGGGGCAGGTAAATCGACTTTGGCAAAAGTATTAGCTGGCCATCCTGCTTATGAAGTAACAGGGGGGGAAGTTTGGTTTAAAGGACAGAACTTACTTGAGTTAGAACCTGAAGAACGCGCTCATTTAGGTTTGTTTATGAGTTTTCAATATCCTGTTGAAATTCCTGGTGTTAGTAATAGCCAATTTCTTCAAATTGCTTTGAATGCCAAACTTAAAGCTGAGGGGAAATCAGAACTGACAACGGCTGAATTTGAAAGGTTACTAAACGAGAAAATGAAGCAAATGGAAATTAAGCCAGAACTTCGATCGCGTAATGTAAATGAAAATTTTTCGGGCGGCGAAAAAAAACGGAATGAAATTTTACAAATGGCGGTTTTAAACCCAAATCTTGCTTTATTGGATGAAACTGACTCAGGTTTAGATATTGATGCGATGCGCGTTGTGGCAAAAGGAGTCAATCAATTAATGAATCCTGAAATGGGTTTATTATTGATCACTCATTATCAACGGCTTCTTGATTATATTAAACCTCATTTTGTGCATGTCATGTTAGGTGGAAAAATTGTTCAATCAGGTGGGCCTGAGCTTGCTCTCGAATTGGAAAGTAAAGGATATGATTGGCTCGTTCAATCACCGAAAGAGGGGGTTGTCTCATGA
- the sufD gene encoding Fe-S cluster assembly protein SufD produces the protein MTFELGLEQKIFTSLLEKHLDAINQGDPLQKARQKAWSQFLERGLPTKQSEAYRYIKLRHLFSQNYEFPKEESITKDQIASLVYPECQHSFLVFINGQFCSEFSETKNLPSQVIISTLQEANQTFGTFFNNYWSKSLKEENDSFALINSALHHQGAFIYIPPKTIVETPIQILHLVQAQGQLLMLMPRINVCVGAQAEVKFVSSIHQKSMNGYFINQVTDFLVEDQAYVHYTQILNEEHVQAWHFEAVRAHLKKQSTFKTVCITEGGMTVRNDYHISLSGENAEVLLNGISMLEDKREVHTHIFIDHQAPNCRSYQLFKAVLNDFSRSSFEGKIMVRQKAQKTEAFQLNNNLLLSDHAHADSKPNLEIFADDVKASHGATVGQLDAEQLFYMKTRGFPEMAAKNLLIYGFAEQVIEMIPINSIKEAISQRAHRYLTKG, from the coding sequence ATGACATTCGAATTGGGCCTAGAGCAAAAAATCTTTACAAGTTTATTGGAAAAGCATTTGGATGCCATTAATCAAGGAGATCCTTTGCAGAAGGCTCGTCAGAAAGCTTGGAGTCAATTTTTAGAGCGAGGTTTACCAACAAAGCAGTCGGAGGCTTATCGCTATATTAAGCTTAGACATCTATTTTCTCAGAATTATGAATTTCCTAAAGAAGAGAGCATCACTAAAGATCAAATTGCTTCTTTGGTTTATCCTGAATGCCAACACTCATTTCTCGTTTTTATCAATGGTCAGTTTTGTTCCGAATTTTCGGAGACAAAAAATTTACCTTCGCAGGTAATAATTTCTACTTTACAAGAAGCAAATCAGACATTTGGAACTTTTTTTAATAATTATTGGTCGAAATCTCTTAAAGAAGAAAATGACTCATTTGCTCTAATCAATAGTGCTTTGCATCATCAGGGGGCGTTTATTTATATTCCCCCTAAAACTATTGTCGAAACCCCCATTCAAATTTTGCATTTGGTGCAAGCGCAAGGTCAATTATTGATGTTGATGCCAAGAATAAATGTCTGTGTTGGAGCTCAGGCAGAAGTTAAATTTGTTTCTTCTATTCATCAAAAATCCATGAATGGATATTTTATTAATCAAGTCACCGATTTTCTTGTTGAAGATCAAGCATATGTTCACTACACGCAAATTTTGAATGAGGAGCACGTTCAGGCATGGCATTTTGAAGCCGTTAGAGCACATCTAAAAAAACAATCGACGTTCAAGACAGTGTGTATTACTGAAGGGGGAATGACAGTTCGTAATGATTATCATATTTCTCTCTCTGGAGAAAATGCAGAAGTTTTGCTGAATGGAATTTCGATGTTAGAAGATAAAAGAGAAGTACATACACACATTTTTATTGATCATCAAGCACCAAATTGCCGCTCTTACCAGCTTTTTAAAGCTGTATTAAACGACTTTAGTCGATCAAGTTTTGAAGGAAAAATTATGGTTCGACAAAAAGCGCAAAAAACAGAAGCTTTTCAACTGAATAATAATTTGTTATTAAGTGATCATGCCCATGCAGATAGCAAACCTAATTTAGAAATTTTTGCAGATGATGTAAAAGCTTCTCATGGAGCAACTGTCGGTCAACTGGATGCAGAACAGCTTTTTTATATGAAAACCCGTGGATTTCCTGAAATGGCTGCTAAAAATTTATTAATTTATGGTTTTGCTGAACAAGTCATCGAAATGATTCCTATCAATTCTATTAAAGAAGCAATTTCTCAAAGGGCGCATCGTTATCTAACAAAAGGTTGA
- a CDS encoding cysteine desulfurase produces MNPLEKSAVNRLRQDFPMLNKMMHGHPLIYFDSAATTQKPSAVIDCMSDFYRNHYGTVHRAVYELAIHSTENYQDTRLKVQRFINAANTEEIVFTRGATDSINMVAYSFGKVFVKPGDEILISAMEHHANIVPWQILCEDRGAVLKVIPMNKKGELLFDEYVKLLSPKTRLVAITHVANSLGTINPIKEIIKKAHEAGAKVLVDGAQSAPHLKIDVQDLDADFFVFSGHKLMGPTGIGILYGKAEILDQMPPYQGGGDMIEKVTFVKTTYNQLPLKFEAGTPMIAEVMGLGAALDYLNQIGIERIQTYEHTLLEYATKKLMQIPDLHIIGQAVNKTSLISFVIEEIHPLDIGTFLDLKGIAIRTGHHCAQPVMQFFNIPATARVSFAFYNTADEIDRLHLALSDIIKRLK; encoded by the coding sequence ATGAATCCTTTAGAAAAATCTGCTGTTAACAGGCTCAGGCAAGACTTTCCCATGTTGAATAAAATGATGCATGGACATCCTCTTATTTATTTCGATTCTGCGGCAACAACTCAAAAACCGAGCGCTGTTATTGATTGTATGAGTGATTTTTATCGGAATCATTATGGAACTGTTCACCGTGCTGTTTACGAATTAGCCATTCATTCCACTGAAAATTATCAAGACACACGTTTAAAAGTTCAACGTTTTATCAATGCTGCCAATACAGAAGAAATTGTTTTTACTCGAGGCGCTACAGATTCGATTAATATGGTTGCCTATTCCTTTGGCAAGGTTTTTGTGAAGCCAGGTGATGAAATTTTGATTAGTGCCATGGAGCATCATGCAAATATTGTGCCTTGGCAAATTTTATGTGAAGATCGAGGAGCTGTTCTAAAAGTTATTCCTATGAATAAAAAGGGAGAACTACTTTTTGATGAGTATGTAAAGCTTCTAAGCCCAAAAACTCGCCTTGTCGCTATCACTCATGTGGCAAATTCTCTTGGAACGATTAATCCCATTAAAGAAATTATTAAAAAAGCGCATGAAGCAGGGGCAAAAGTTCTCGTAGACGGTGCACAAAGTGCCCCTCATCTTAAAATTGATGTGCAAGATTTAGACGCAGATTTTTTTGTTTTTTCAGGTCATAAACTAATGGGACCTACCGGCATCGGTATTTTATATGGTAAGGCGGAAATTCTCGATCAAATGCCTCCGTATCAAGGAGGAGGAGATATGATTGAAAAAGTGACGTTTGTTAAAACAACTTATAATCAACTTCCTCTAAAATTTGAAGCAGGCACTCCTATGATTGCAGAGGTCATGGGATTGGGGGCAGCTTTAGATTATCTTAATCAAATTGGGATAGAGCGTATTCAAACTTATGAACATACCCTGTTAGAGTATGCGACCAAGAAATTGATGCAGATTCCAGATCTTCATATTATTGGTCAAGCAGTTAACAAAACTTCTTTAATCAGTTTTGTGATCGAAGAAATTCATCCTTTAGATATAGGAACATTTTTAGATTTAAAAGGAATTGCAATTCGTACCGGACATCATTGTGCACAACCTGTTATGCAATTTTTTAATATTCCTGCCACAGCACGGGTATCTTTTGCTTTTTATAATACGGCTGATGAAATTGACCGGCTACATTTAGCTTTAAGTGATATTATTAAGCGGTTAAAATAA
- a CDS encoding L-threonylcarbamoyladenylate synthase: protein MRINVEEAIEKLLANQLVAMPTETVYGLAARLTCPGAIKKIFEIKGRSLVNPLIIHVANPIDVCAYAIALPPHFDALTHAFWPGPLTLIVPIQLDLVDSIVRAGLPTAAFRMPSHPLTLHVIRAVGPLVMPSANLSGKPSSTDVKHVEMDFGLDFPVLDGGPCQEGVESTILHYRNSQWEIARLGALSATVFQPILGYEPIYQKIVKNDQIISPGQMFRHYAPQATLFLGDQKQITEADFIVGFTEKSYPVEKRVLYLGSLSNPHEVAENLYAVLRQLDFEKAKIAWVDMDFPSEGLWKTIAERLSRAGEK from the coding sequence ATGCGTATTAATGTGGAAGAAGCGATTGAGAAATTGTTAGCGAATCAATTAGTCGCAATGCCGACAGAAACAGTTTATGGGTTAGCAGCTAGGCTGACTTGCCCTGGAGCAATCAAAAAAATTTTCGAGATAAAAGGACGCTCTCTAGTAAATCCTTTGATCATTCATGTTGCCAATCCTATAGATGTGTGTGCGTATGCGATCGCTCTACCTCCCCATTTTGACGCGTTAACCCATGCCTTTTGGCCGGGTCCGCTCACGCTCATTGTTCCAATTCAATTAGATTTAGTAGATTCCATTGTCAGAGCAGGGCTTCCAACAGCAGCTTTTAGAATGCCTTCTCATCCTTTAACTTTGCATGTCATCCGAGCTGTTGGTCCTTTGGTCATGCCTTCTGCAAATTTATCAGGAAAGCCCTCTTCTACCGATGTAAAACATGTAGAAATGGATTTTGGCTTAGATTTTCCCGTCTTAGATGGAGGGCCCTGTCAAGAAGGTGTTGAATCGACAATTTTACATTATCGAAATTCTCAGTGGGAAATAGCACGTCTAGGAGCCTTATCAGCTACTGTTTTTCAACCTATTTTAGGTTATGAGCCCATCTATCAAAAAATAGTTAAAAACGATCAAATTATTTCTCCGGGACAAATGTTCCGTCATTATGCTCCTCAAGCAACCCTATTTTTAGGGGACCAAAAACAGATAACAGAAGCTGATTTTATTGTGGGATTTACAGAAAAATCCTACCCTGTTGAAAAGCGAGTTTTATATCTAGGTTCGCTCTCCAACCCTCATGAGGTTGCAGAAAACCTCTATGCCGTCTTACGTCAGCTCGATTTCGAGAAAGCAAAAATTGCTTGGGTAGACATGGACTTTCCTTCAGAAGGGCTTTGGAAAACCATTGCCGAGCGTTTATCTAGAGCAGGAGAAAAGTAA